A window from Eubalaena glacialis isolate mEubGla1 chromosome 1, mEubGla1.1.hap2.+ XY, whole genome shotgun sequence encodes these proteins:
- the SLC11A1 gene encoding natural resistance-associated macrophage protein 1 — protein sequence MTGDTGPPKLSRTRYGSISSPPNPGLQQEPPGGTYLSKKIPIPDAKPGAFSLRKLWAFTGPGFLMSIAFLDPGNIESDLQAGAVAGFKLLWVLLWATVLGLLCQRLAARLGVVTGKDLGEVCHLYYPKVPRILLWLTIELAIVGSDMQEVIGTAIAFNLLSAGRIPLWGGVLITIVDTFFFLFLDNYGLRKLEAFFGFLITIMALTFGYEYVVARPAQGALLRGLFLPLCPGCGQPELLQAVGIIGAIIMPHNIYLHSALVKSREIDRARRADIREANMYFLIEAAIALSVSFFINLFVVAVFGQAFYQQTNQAAFNVCANSSLHDYAKIFPMNNLTVAVDIYQGGVILGCLFGPAALYIWAVGLLAAGQSSTMTGTYAGQFVMEGFLKLRWSRFARVLLTRSCAILPTMLVAVFRDLRDLSGLNDLLNVLQSLLLPFAVLPILTFTSMPTLMQEFTNGPVSKACTSSIMVLICAINLYFVVSYLPSLPHPAYFSLVALLAAVYLGLTTYLAWTCLITHGATLLAHGSHQHFLYGLPEEDQEEKTSG from the exons ATGACAG GTGACACGGGCCCCCCAAAGCTCAGTAGGACCAGATATGGCTCCATCTCCAGCCCACCCAACCCAGGGTTACAGCAAGAGCCTCCCGGAGGGACCTACCTGAGCAAGAAGATCCCCATCCCAGATGCAAAACCG GGCGCATTCAGCCTGCGGAAGCTGTGGGCCTTCACGGGGCCCGGCTTCCTTATGAGCATCGCTTTCCTGGACCCAGGAAACATCGAGTCGGATCTTCAGGCTGGGGCTGTGGCTGGATTCAAA CTGCTCTGGGTACTGCTGTGGGCCACCGTGTTGGGCTTGCTCTGCCAGCGACTTGCTGCCCGGCTGGGCGTGGTGACAGGCAAGGACTTGGGCGAGGTCTGCCATCTCTACTACCCTAAG GTGCCCCGCATCCTTCTCTGGCTGACCATCGAGCTAGCCATCGTGGGCTCAGACATGCAGGAAGTCATTGGCACAGCTATTGCATTCAATCTGCTCTCAGCTGGACG AATCCCACTCTGGGGTGGTGTCCTCATCACCATCGTGGAcacattcttcttcctcttcctcgaTAACTATG GGTTGCGGAAGCTGGAagccttttttggatttcttattACCATTATGGCCTTGACCTTCGGCTATGAG TATGTGGTGGCACGTCCTGCTCAGGGAGCACTTCTTCGGGGCCTGTTCCTGCCCTTGTGCCCTGGCTGCGGCCAGCCCGAGCTGCTGCAGGCCGTGGGCATCATTGGCGCCATCATCATGCCCCACAACATCTACCTGCACTCAGCCCTGGTCAAG TCTCGAGAGATAGACCGGGCCCGCCGGGCAGACATCCGAGAAGCCAACATGTACTTCCTGATTGAAGCCGCCATCGCCCTGTCTGTCTCCTTCTTCATCAACCTCTTTGTTGTGGCTGTCTTTGGGCAAGCCTTCTACCAGCAAACCAACCAGGCTGCG TTCAACGTCTGTGCTAACAGCAGCCTCCACGACTACGCCAAGATCTTCCCCATGAACAACCTTACAGTGGCGGTGGACATTTACCAAGGA GGCGTGATCCTGGGCTGCCTCTTTGGCCCCGCAGCCCTCTACATCTGGGCGGTGGGTCTGCTGGCCGCCGGGCAGAGCTCCACCATGACCGGCACCTACGCGGGACAGTTTGtgatggag ggctTCCTGAAGCTGCGGTGGTCACGCTTTGCCCGAGTCCTGCTCACTCGCTCCTGTGCCATCCTGCCCACCATGCTCGTGGCAGTCTTCAGGGACCTCCGGGACCTGTCAGGCCTCAACGACCTGCTCAACGTGCTGCAGAGCCTGCTG CTTCCCTTCGCTGTGCTGCCCATCCTCACGTTCACCAGCATGCCCACCCTGATGCAGGAGTTTACCAATGGCCC GGTGAGCAAGGCCTGCACTTCTTCCATCATGGTGCTGATCTGTGCCATCAACCTCTACTTTGTGGTCAGCTACTTGCCCAGCCTACCCCACCCTGCCTACTTCAGCCTTGTGGCACTGCTGGCCGCAGTCTACCTGGGCCTCACCACCTACCTG GCCTGGACCTGTCTCATCACCCATGGAGCCACCCTTCTGGCCCACGGTTCCCACCAACACTTTCTGTATGGGCTTCCTGAAGAGGATCAGGAGGAGAAGACCTctggatga
- the CTDSP1 gene encoding carboxy-terminal domain RNA polymerase II polypeptide A small phosphatase 1 isoform X2, giving the protein MDSSAVITQISKEEARSPLRSKGDQKSAASQKPRSRGILHSLFCCVCRDDGEALPAHSGAPLLVEENGAVPKTPVQYLLPEAKAQDLDKICVVIDLDETLVHSSFKPVNNADFIIPVEIDGVVHQVYVLKRPHVDEFLQRMGELFECVLFTASLAKYADPVADLLDKWGAFRARLFRESCVFHRGNYVKDLSRLGRDLRRVLILDNSPASYVFHPDNAVPVASWFDNMSDTELHDLLPFFEQLSRVDDVYSVLRQPRPGS; this is encoded by the exons ATGGACAGCTCGGCCGTCATTACTCAGATCAGCAAGGAGGAAGCGCGGAGCCCGCTACGGAGCAAAG GTGACCAGAAGTCAGCAGCTTCTCAGAAGCCCCGGAGTCGGGGCATCCTCCACTCACTTTTCTGCTGCGTCTGCCGGGATGATGGGGAGGCCCTGCCCGCCCACAGTGGGGCGCCCCTGCTCGTGGAGGAGAACGGTGCTGTCCCCAAG ACCCCAGTCCAGTACCTGCTCCCCGAGGCCAAGGCCCAGGACTTGGACAAGATCTGTGTAGTCATCGACCTGGACGAGACCCTGGTGCACAGCTCCTTCAAG CCAGTCAACAATGCCGACTTCATCATCCCTGTGGAGATTGATGGGGTGGTCCACCAG GTCTATGTGCTGAAGCGGCCCCACGTCGATGAGTTCCTGCAGCGGATGGGTGAGCTCTTCGAATGCGTGCTGTTCACCGCCAGCCTTGCCAAG TACGCAGACCCAGTAGCTGACCTGCTGGACAAGTGGGGGGCCTTCCGGGCGCGGCTGTTTCGTGAGTCATGCGTCTTCCACCGGGGGAACTACGTGAAGGACCTGAGCCGGCTGGGCCGAGACCTTCGGCGGGTGCTCATCCTGGACAACTCGCCCGCCTCCTATGTCTTCCATCCAGATAACGCC GTACCGGTGGCCTCGTGGTTTGACAACATGAGTGACACGGAGCTCCACGACCTCCTGCCCTTCTTCGAGCAGCTCAGCCGTGTGGATGACGTGTACTCAGTGCTCAGGCAGCCTCGGCCCGGCAGCTAG
- the CTDSP1 gene encoding carboxy-terminal domain RNA polymerase II polypeptide A small phosphatase 1 isoform X1, whose translation MDSSAVITQISKEEARSPLRSKGDQKSAASQKPRSRGILHSLFCCVCRDDGEALPAHSGAPLLVEENGAVPKQTPVQYLLPEAKAQDLDKICVVIDLDETLVHSSFKPVNNADFIIPVEIDGVVHQVYVLKRPHVDEFLQRMGELFECVLFTASLAKYADPVADLLDKWGAFRARLFRESCVFHRGNYVKDLSRLGRDLRRVLILDNSPASYVFHPDNAVPVASWFDNMSDTELHDLLPFFEQLSRVDDVYSVLRQPRPGS comes from the exons ATGGACAGCTCGGCCGTCATTACTCAGATCAGCAAGGAGGAAGCGCGGAGCCCGCTACGGAGCAAAG GTGACCAGAAGTCAGCAGCTTCTCAGAAGCCCCGGAGTCGGGGCATCCTCCACTCACTTTTCTGCTGCGTCTGCCGGGATGATGGGGAGGCCCTGCCCGCCCACAGTGGGGCGCCCCTGCTCGTGGAGGAGAACGGTGCTGTCCCCAAG CAGACCCCAGTCCAGTACCTGCTCCCCGAGGCCAAGGCCCAGGACTTGGACAAGATCTGTGTAGTCATCGACCTGGACGAGACCCTGGTGCACAGCTCCTTCAAG CCAGTCAACAATGCCGACTTCATCATCCCTGTGGAGATTGATGGGGTGGTCCACCAG GTCTATGTGCTGAAGCGGCCCCACGTCGATGAGTTCCTGCAGCGGATGGGTGAGCTCTTCGAATGCGTGCTGTTCACCGCCAGCCTTGCCAAG TACGCAGACCCAGTAGCTGACCTGCTGGACAAGTGGGGGGCCTTCCGGGCGCGGCTGTTTCGTGAGTCATGCGTCTTCCACCGGGGGAACTACGTGAAGGACCTGAGCCGGCTGGGCCGAGACCTTCGGCGGGTGCTCATCCTGGACAACTCGCCCGCCTCCTATGTCTTCCATCCAGATAACGCC GTACCGGTGGCCTCGTGGTTTGACAACATGAGTGACACGGAGCTCCACGACCTCCTGCCCTTCTTCGAGCAGCTCAGCCGTGTGGATGACGTGTACTCAGTGCTCAGGCAGCCTCGGCCCGGCAGCTAG